A single Providencia manganoxydans DNA region contains:
- the metJ gene encoding met regulon transcriptional regulator MetJ → MAEWNGEYVSPYAEHGKKSEQVKKITVSIPLKVLKILTDERTRRQINNLRHATNSELLCEAFLHAFTGQPLPNDEDLRKERNDEIPEAAKEIMRELGIDPETWEY, encoded by the coding sequence ATGGCTGAATGGAACGGTGAATATGTCAGTCCGTATGCTGAGCATGGCAAAAAAAGTGAGCAAGTAAAAAAAATTACAGTATCAATTCCATTGAAGGTACTGAAAATTTTAACTGATGAGCGTACCCGCAGACAAATCAATAATTTACGTCATGCAACCAACAGTGAATTACTGTGTGAAGCTTTTTTGCACGCCTTTACTGGCCAGCCGCTGCCAAATGATGAGGATTTACGCAAAGAGCGTAATGATGAAATCCCAGAGGCCGCTAAAGAGATCATGCGCGAACTCGGCATTGACCCTGAAACTTGGGAATACTGA
- the ppc gene encoding phosphoenolpyruvate carboxylase, whose amino-acid sequence MNQQYSAMRSNVSMLGKLLGDTIKEALGEDILDKVESIRKLSKSSRAGNEVQRQKLLMTLQNLSNDELLPVARAFNQFLNLTNVAEQYHSISPHGEAASNPVALKNLFSRLKDKSFTDGDIHKAVNQLSIELVLTAHPTEIARRTLIHKLVEVNTCLSQLDHDDLADYERNNIMRRLRQLVAQSWHTDEIRKIRPTPIDEAKWGFAVVENSLWEAVPAFLREFNEQLEESIGTVLPVEANPIRFTSWMGGDRDGNPNVTSEVTRHVLLLSRWKAADLFLKDIQVLVSELSMTEATPELRALAGGDDVDEPYRQIAKNLRGQLFSTLEYLERRVKGEQVLPPADLLTDNAQLWEPLYACYQSLMACGMSIIANGQLLDTLRRVRSFGLQLVRIDVRQESTRHTEALSELTQYLGLGDYATWSEEEKQDFLLTELQSRRPLIPRSWQPSAETAEVFETCRVIAESKNDSVAAYVISMAKVPSDVLAVKLLLKEAGASVRLPVAPLFETLEDLNNAESVMKKLLSIEWYRELIDDRQMVMIGYSDSAKDAGVMAASWAQYRAQDALIKLCDKEGVTLTLFHGRGGTIGRGGAPAHSALLSQPPGSLRGGLRVTEQGEMIRFKFGLPQVAISSLALYASAILEANLLPPPEPKQEWKSVMDSLSDVSCAMYRDYVREQPDFVPYFRAATPELELGKLPLGSRPAKRRPTGGVETLRAIPWIFAWTQNRLMLPAWLGAGAALKHVIEQEGKQAVLDEMWQQWPFFNTRIAMLEMVYAKADLWLAEYYDHRLVEERLWPLGLKLREQLSEDIKSVLAVSKDEALMADLPWIAESIALRNVYTDPLNVLQAELLHRSRQQEQPDPRVEQALMVTIAGVAAGMRNTG is encoded by the coding sequence ATGAATCAGCAATATTCTGCAATGCGTAGTAATGTCAGTATGTTGGGTAAGCTACTCGGCGACACAATTAAGGAAGCTTTAGGTGAGGACATCCTCGATAAAGTGGAATCCATCCGTAAATTGTCAAAATCATCTCGTGCTGGTAATGAAGTACAGCGCCAAAAACTGTTAATGACATTACAAAACCTCTCTAATGATGAACTACTACCAGTTGCGAGGGCATTTAACCAGTTTTTAAACCTGACTAACGTTGCTGAGCAATATCACAGCATCTCACCACATGGTGAAGCAGCGAGTAATCCTGTTGCACTCAAAAACTTATTCAGCCGCTTAAAAGATAAAAGTTTTACTGATGGCGATATTCATAAAGCGGTTAACCAGCTCTCAATCGAATTGGTTTTAACGGCTCATCCCACAGAGATAGCACGTCGTACCCTGATCCATAAACTGGTTGAAGTAAATACCTGTTTATCACAACTCGATCATGATGATTTGGCCGATTACGAGCGCAACAATATCATGCGTCGCTTGCGTCAATTAGTCGCGCAATCGTGGCATACCGATGAAATTCGTAAAATTCGCCCAACGCCTATCGATGAAGCAAAATGGGGATTTGCAGTTGTAGAAAACTCATTGTGGGAAGCGGTACCTGCATTTTTACGTGAGTTTAATGAACAGCTTGAAGAATCTATCGGTACAGTGTTACCGGTTGAAGCCAACCCAATTCGCTTTACCTCATGGATGGGTGGGGATCGTGATGGCAACCCAAATGTAACTTCAGAAGTTACGCGTCATGTATTATTGCTCAGTCGTTGGAAAGCGGCGGATTTATTCTTAAAAGATATTCAAGTTCTGGTCTCCGAACTATCGATGACCGAAGCAACCCCAGAACTGCGTGCATTAGCAGGAGGTGATGATGTTGATGAGCCTTATCGACAAATAGCTAAAAACCTGCGAGGCCAGCTATTTTCCACTTTGGAATATTTAGAGCGCCGAGTCAAAGGTGAGCAAGTACTGCCACCTGCTGATTTATTGACCGACAATGCACAATTGTGGGAACCGTTGTACGCATGCTATCAATCACTCATGGCATGTGGGATGAGTATCATTGCGAATGGACAACTACTGGATACATTACGTCGTGTACGTAGCTTCGGTTTGCAACTCGTCCGTATCGATGTTCGCCAAGAAAGTACGCGTCATACGGAAGCTCTGTCTGAGTTAACACAGTATTTAGGTTTAGGTGACTATGCCACTTGGTCTGAAGAAGAGAAGCAAGACTTCTTATTAACGGAATTGCAATCGCGTCGTCCGTTGATCCCGCGTAGTTGGCAACCAAGTGCTGAAACAGCAGAAGTCTTCGAAACCTGTCGTGTGATTGCGGAATCTAAGAATGATTCTGTCGCGGCCTATGTCATTTCCATGGCAAAAGTGCCTTCTGATGTACTTGCGGTTAAGCTATTACTCAAAGAAGCCGGCGCTTCAGTGCGTTTACCTGTTGCACCACTATTTGAAACACTTGAAGACTTAAACAACGCTGAAAGCGTGATGAAAAAGCTGCTAAGTATCGAATGGTATCGTGAGCTAATTGATGATCGTCAGATGGTCATGATTGGTTATTCTGACTCAGCAAAAGATGCGGGGGTTATGGCTGCTTCTTGGGCACAATACCGCGCACAAGATGCTCTAATTAAGTTATGTGATAAAGAAGGCGTCACATTAACACTCTTCCATGGCCGTGGCGGCACAATTGGCCGAGGTGGTGCACCTGCTCATTCTGCACTGCTCTCTCAACCGCCGGGAAGCTTACGAGGTGGTTTACGTGTCACTGAACAAGGTGAGATGATCCGCTTTAAGTTTGGTTTACCACAGGTGGCGATCAGTAGCTTAGCGTTATACGCGAGTGCTATTTTAGAAGCGAACTTACTGCCACCACCTGAGCCAAAACAAGAGTGGAAATCTGTAATGGATTCTCTATCTGATGTTTCTTGTGCTATGTATCGTGACTATGTCCGCGAACAGCCTGACTTTGTGCCTTACTTCCGCGCTGCAACACCTGAGCTTGAATTAGGTAAATTACCACTAGGCTCACGTCCTGCAAAACGTCGCCCAACGGGGGGGGTTGAAACTTTACGTGCTATCCCATGGATTTTTGCGTGGACTCAGAACCGTTTAATGCTCCCTGCATGGTTAGGGGCAGGCGCTGCACTGAAGCATGTGATTGAACAAGAAGGCAAACAAGCTGTATTGGATGAAATGTGGCAGCAATGGCCTTTCTTCAACACACGTATTGCTATGTTAGAAATGGTGTATGCGAAAGCGGACTTATGGCTCGCTGAATATTACGACCACCGTTTGGTGGAAGAGCGCCTTTGGCCTCTTGGCTTGAAACTACGTGAACAGCTTTCTGAAGATATCAAAAGTGTGTTAGCTGTTTCGAAAGATGAGGCACTGATGGCTGATTTGCCATGGATTGCTGAATCAATTGCCTTACGTAATGTTTACACAGATCCATTAAACGTTTTACAGGCAGAATTACTACACCGCTCTCGCCAGCAAGAGCAGCCAGATCCGCGCGTTGAGCAAGCATTGATGGTGACCATTGCCGGTGTTGCCGCGGGTATGCGTAATACGGGTTAA
- the rpmE gene encoding 50S ribosomal protein L31 produces the protein MKKGIHPKYEEVTATCSCGNVMKINSTAGHSLNLDVCGNCHPFYTGKQRDVATGGRVDRFNQRFSIPGSKK, from the coding sequence ATGAAAAAAGGTATTCACCCTAAATACGAAGAAGTTACTGCTACTTGTTCTTGCGGTAATGTTATGAAAATCAATTCAACTGCGGGTCACTCACTGAACCTGGACGTTTGTGGTAACTGCCACCCGTTCTATACTGGTAAACAGCGTGACGTTGCGACTGGTGGTCGTGTTGATCGCTTTAACCAACGTTTCAGCATCCCAGGTTCTAAGAAGTAA
- a CDS encoding bifunctional aspartate kinase/homoserine dehydrogenase II, whose translation MSALTAVEAGPHHRQLHKFGGSSLADAKCYQRVANIMANYSQSGDLMVVSAAGSTTNQLINWLKLSQSDRISAHQVQQYLRRYQQDLINGLLPEEKASKLTRLFIEDLERLSALLDKPINDASYAEVVGHGEIWSARLMSEVLQESGMQSVWLDARAFLRAERAAQPQVDEPQSRQLLQQILAQYPKHRLVVTGFISRNQAGETVLLGRNGSDYSATQVGALADAEKVTIWSDVAGVYSADPRKIKDACLLPLLRLDEASELARLAAPVLHTRTLQPVSVSNIDLQLRCSYQPEQGSTKIERVLASGTGAKIVTSHDDVCLIELRIAQGRDFNQIYKDIDSLLKRTQLRPLAHGIHPDRNLLQFCYTSEIVESALNILEEAALPGTLSLREGFSLVALVGAGVCKNPLHSHRFYAELKEQPVEFVWHSEDGISLVAVLRSNQTEHLIQGMHQSLFRAEKRIGLVLFGKGNIGARWLELFAAEQPNISARSDFDFVLAGVVDSRRSLLNYQGIDPSRALAFFDDDAIEHQDDNLFLWMRSHPYDDLVVLDVTASVELANSYIDFASYGFHVISANKIAGAAETQQYRQIRDAFSKTGRHWLYNATVGAGLPINHTVRDLKESGDAILAISGIFSGTLSWLFLQFDGSVPFSELVEQAWQQGLTEPDPRIDLSGQDVMRKLIILAREAGYEIEPTDVRVESLVPPQAEAGSLDEFFENSAVINEQMQQRLEAAQEMGMVLRYVARFDAVKGRARVGVEAVKPDHPLSSLLPGDNVFAIESRWYRDNPLVIRGPGAGRDVTAGAIQSDLNRLSQLL comes from the coding sequence ATGAGTGCACTGACAGCAGTTGAGGCGGGTCCACATCACCGCCAGTTACATAAATTTGGAGGGAGTAGTTTAGCTGATGCGAAATGTTATCAGCGGGTCGCCAATATTATGGCTAACTATAGCCAATCCGGTGACTTAATGGTGGTTTCAGCTGCGGGTAGTACAACAAATCAGTTAATTAATTGGCTAAAATTAAGTCAAAGTGATCGTATTTCTGCTCATCAAGTTCAGCAATACTTACGTCGTTACCAGCAAGATTTAATTAATGGGCTATTGCCAGAAGAGAAGGCCAGCAAACTAACTCGTTTATTTATCGAAGATTTAGAGCGCTTAAGTGCTTTACTGGATAAACCGATTAATGATGCTTCTTACGCCGAAGTCGTTGGTCACGGTGAAATATGGTCAGCACGCCTGATGTCTGAGGTGTTGCAAGAATCAGGCATGCAAAGTGTTTGGTTAGATGCTCGGGCGTTTTTGCGTGCAGAAAGAGCAGCTCAGCCGCAGGTTGATGAGCCACAATCACGCCAATTATTACAGCAAATTTTAGCGCAGTATCCTAAACATCGTTTGGTTGTGACAGGGTTTATTTCCCGTAACCAAGCGGGTGAAACGGTTCTTCTAGGGCGTAATGGTAGCGATTATTCGGCAACACAAGTCGGCGCATTAGCAGATGCTGAAAAAGTTACTATTTGGAGCGATGTAGCAGGGGTATATAGCGCTGACCCACGTAAAATTAAAGACGCCTGTTTATTGCCTTTATTGCGTTTAGATGAAGCCAGCGAACTCGCTCGTCTTGCTGCACCGGTACTACATACACGTACCTTACAACCCGTTTCTGTGAGTAATATCGACCTGCAATTAAGATGCAGCTATCAGCCTGAGCAAGGTTCAACAAAAATTGAACGTGTCTTAGCATCAGGAACTGGCGCAAAAATTGTGACGAGTCATGATGATGTATGTTTAATTGAACTCAGAATTGCACAAGGGCGTGATTTTAATCAGATCTATAAGGATATCGATTCACTATTGAAGCGTACTCAGCTACGTCCACTCGCGCATGGTATTCATCCTGATAGGAATTTACTGCAATTTTGTTATACCTCTGAAATTGTTGAAAGTGCCTTGAATATTTTAGAAGAAGCCGCGCTTCCGGGAACGTTATCACTACGTGAAGGTTTTTCATTGGTGGCATTAGTGGGGGCAGGGGTATGTAAAAACCCACTGCATAGTCATCGCTTCTACGCAGAATTGAAAGAGCAGCCTGTTGAATTTGTTTGGCATTCGGAAGATGGGATCAGCTTAGTTGCGGTATTGCGTTCAAACCAGACTGAACATTTAATTCAAGGCATGCATCAAAGTCTGTTCCGAGCCGAAAAACGTATTGGATTAGTTTTATTTGGTAAAGGCAATATAGGTGCTCGTTGGTTAGAGCTATTTGCCGCTGAACAACCGAATATTTCTGCGCGTAGTGATTTTGATTTTGTGCTTGCTGGTGTCGTTGATAGCCGCCGCAGTTTGCTTAATTACCAAGGTATTGATCCTAGTCGTGCCTTAGCCTTTTTCGATGATGATGCAATAGAACATCAGGACGATAATCTGTTTTTATGGATGCGCTCCCACCCATATGATGATCTCGTTGTGCTTGATGTAACAGCGAGCGTGGAGCTGGCGAATAGCTATATTGATTTTGCCAGTTATGGCTTCCATGTTATCAGCGCTAATAAAATTGCGGGGGCAGCAGAAACACAGCAGTATCGCCAAATTCGTGATGCATTCAGTAAAACTGGGCGTCATTGGTTGTATAACGCCACGGTAGGGGCAGGTTTACCAATCAATCATACTGTGCGTGATCTCAAAGAAAGTGGCGATGCTATTTTAGCCATCAGCGGTATTTTTTCCGGCACTTTGTCATGGCTTTTTTTACAGTTTGATGGCTCTGTACCTTTCAGCGAATTAGTTGAACAAGCATGGCAACAAGGTTTGACGGAACCTGATCCACGAATTGACCTCTCGGGGCAAGATGTCATGCGTAAATTGATTATTTTAGCTCGCGAAGCAGGTTATGAAATTGAACCTACGGATGTCCGTGTTGAATCATTGGTTCCTCCGCAAGCAGAAGCCGGCTCATTAGATGAGTTTTTTGAAAATAGCGCAGTGATTAATGAACAGATGCAACAACGCTTAGAAGCAGCCCAAGAAATGGGGATGGTTTTGCGCTATGTTGCGCGATTTGATGCGGTGAAAGGGCGTGCTCGTGTTGGTGTCGAAGCGGTTAAACCTGATCATCCTCTATCTTCATTACTACCGGGCGATAATGTTTTTGCCATCGAAAGTCGTTGGTACCGCGATAATCCATTAGTGATCCGCGGGCCCGGTGCGGGTCGTGATGTAACTGCGGGGGCTATCCAATCAGATCTTAATCGTCTTTCTCAGCTGCTATAA
- the metB gene encoding cystathionine gamma-synthase, translating to MSLKPSTIAIHNGLNEDSQFGCVVPPIYLSSTYNFTEFNEPRVHDYSRRGNPGRDIVQRTIAQLEGGSGAVMTNSGMSALHLLCTVFLQPGDLLVAPHDCYGGSYRLFNSQHQRGAYQVQFVDQNNQTQLLAALAKKPKLVLIETPSNPLLTIYDIETITKLAHDAGALVIVDNTFLSPILQQPISLGADFVVHSCTKYLNGHSDIIAGAVIAKEEKWAIELAWWANNIGVTGGAFDSYLLLRGIRTLSPRIKQQQSNAHEIVNYLKTQKLVKKLYYPELTEHAGHKVAVKQQKGFGAMLSFEFNGDESQLRRFLSSLTLFTLAESLGGVETLISHTATMTHAGMSAEARAAAGITDSLLRISVGIEDSQDLIADLENAFKVAAQR from the coding sequence ATGTCCCTTAAACCGTCGACTATCGCCATTCATAATGGGTTAAACGAAGATTCGCAGTTTGGCTGCGTTGTTCCGCCCATTTATTTATCCAGTACTTATAATTTTACTGAGTTTAATGAGCCTCGTGTTCATGATTATTCACGTCGGGGCAATCCTGGGCGTGATATCGTGCAAAGAACAATCGCACAGCTTGAAGGCGGTAGCGGAGCAGTGATGACAAACAGTGGGATGTCCGCGTTACATCTTTTATGTACTGTTTTTCTGCAACCAGGGGATCTACTTGTCGCTCCTCATGATTGTTACGGCGGAAGTTATCGTCTGTTTAATAGTCAGCATCAACGCGGTGCTTATCAAGTGCAATTTGTTGATCAAAATAACCAAACTCAATTACTCGCTGCCCTAGCTAAAAAACCTAAATTGGTGTTGATTGAAACGCCAAGTAATCCACTACTAACTATTTATGATATTGAAACAATTACAAAACTAGCTCACGATGCAGGGGCTTTAGTCATTGTTGATAACACTTTTTTAAGTCCTATATTGCAGCAACCGATTTCGTTAGGTGCTGATTTTGTTGTGCACTCTTGTACAAAATATCTTAATGGTCATTCAGATATTATTGCAGGAGCCGTTATTGCCAAAGAGGAAAAGTGGGCAATAGAATTAGCATGGTGGGCGAATAATATCGGTGTTACAGGGGGAGCCTTCGATAGCTATTTATTGCTCAGGGGGATCAGAACGTTATCACCACGCATAAAGCAGCAACAAAGTAATGCTCATGAGATAGTAAATTATCTTAAAACTCAGAAGTTAGTGAAGAAATTATATTATCCTGAATTAACAGAGCATGCAGGCCACAAGGTCGCCGTAAAACAGCAGAAAGGTTTTGGTGCAATGTTGAGCTTCGAATTTAATGGTGATGAATCACAGTTACGTCGTTTTCTAAGCTCACTCACACTTTTTACACTTGCGGAGTCATTAGGGGGCGTTGAAACCTTAATATCACATACTGCGACGATGACACATGCAGGAATGTCAGCGGAGGCACGAGCGGCGGCGGGTATTACTGATAGCTTATTACGGATTTCTGTCGGGATCGAAGATAGCCAAGATCTGATCGCGGATTTAGAAAATGCATTTAAAGTAGCAGCACAACGTTAG